In Leptidea sinapis chromosome 21, ilLepSina1.1, whole genome shotgun sequence, the following proteins share a genomic window:
- the LOC126970463 gene encoding testis-specific serine/threonine-protein kinase 6-like isoform X4, translating to MVDDSRHTVMACKVIDTAQAPRDYLTKFLPRELDVLIRVNHPHIVHVSNIFQRRAKYFIFLRFAENGDLLDFLTQNGAIPESQCRLWMRQILSGINYIHTLNIAHRDLKCENILITANYNVKITDFGFARNVRQRDRDLLSETYCGSLSYAAPEVLKGVPYLPKLADMWSIGIIMYTMLNKALPFNETSVKKLYEKQVTRKWRFRTGVVNQLSSECKQQVTSLMDPEPKARPLAANLFTAPWITMDPRLIKLTFLEESLLKQATEESQKKEMGYFEEESEVERLAELRRKGRGKEGLKILKNTDSNFGKSQHLFDEKE from the exons ATGGTCGATGATTCACGTCATACAGTGATGGCCTGCAAAGTGATAGATACGGCACAAGCCCCGCGGGACTACTTGACGAAATTCTTGCCACGAGAGTTGGACGTGTTGATACGCGTCAACCATCCCCACATAGTTCATGTTTCGAACATATTCCAGCGCCGCGCTAAATACTTTATCTTCCTCCGTTTCGCAGAGAACGGCGACTTGTTGGATTTTCTAACACAGAACGGCGCCATACCAGAGAGCCAATGCAGGCTTTGGATGCGTCAGATACTTTCGGGAATAAACTACATTCACACTTTAAACATAGCGCATAGAGACTTGAAATGTGAAAATATCTTAATTACTGCAAACTATAACGTAAAAATAACAGACTTTGGTTTTGCTCGGAACGTCAGACAACGAGACCGCGATCTGCTGAGCGAAACATACTGCGGCTCTCTTTCGTATGCGGCGCCCGAAGTCCTAAAGGGTGTCCCTTACCTGCCCAAGCTAGCAGACATGTGGTCGATAGGGATTATAATGTACACTATGCTCAACAAGGCTCTACCTTTCAATGAAACTTCTGTCAAAAAGTTATATGAGAAACAG GTGACGCGTAAGTGGCGCTTTCGCACGGGCGTTGTGAACCAGCTATCTTCGGAGTGTAAGCAACAAGTGACCAGTCTAATGGATCCAGAGCCCAAAGCTCGCCCGCTGGCTGCCAACCTGTTCACCGCGCCCTGGATTACTATGGACCCGAGACTGATTA AGTTAACATTCCTGGAGGAATCTTTGTTGAAACAGGCGACTGAAGAGTCACAAAAAAAGGAAATGGGATACTTCGAAGAAGAAAGTGAAGTGGAGAGACTTGCCGAGTTGCGTCGCAAGGGAAGGGGAAAAG AAGgactaaaaatattgaaaaataccGACTCCAACTTCGGGAAATCACAGCATTTATTCGACGAAAAGGAATAA
- the LOC126970463 gene encoding testis-specific serine/threonine-protein kinase 6-like isoform X1 has product MCPANDKLELSITQSDIAILKEKGFILEKIIGEGSYAKVFKATHMVDDSRHTVMACKVIDTAQAPRDYLTKFLPRELDVLIRVNHPHIVHVSNIFQRRAKYFIFLRFAENGDLLDFLTQNGAIPESQCRLWMRQILSGINYIHTLNIAHRDLKCENILITANYNVKITDFGFARNVRQRDRDLLSETYCGSLSYAAPEVLKGVPYLPKLADMWSIGIIMYTMLNKALPFNETSVKKLYEKQVTRKWRFRTGVVNQLSSECKQQVTSLMDPEPKARPLAANLFTAPWITMDPRLIKLTFLEESLLKQATEESQKKEMGYFEEESEVERLAELRRKGRGKEGLKILKNTDSNFGKSQHLFDEKE; this is encoded by the exons ATGTGTCCAGCTAACGATAAATTAGAACTGTCCATCACTCAATCTGATATTGCAATACTGAAAGAAAAAGGTTTCATATTGGAAAAGATTATCGGTGAAGGCTCGTATGCTAAA GTATTTAAGGCAACGCATATGGTCGATGATTCACGTCATACAGTGATGGCCTGCAAAGTGATAGATACGGCACAAGCCCCGCGGGACTACTTGACGAAATTCTTGCCACGAGAGTTGGACGTGTTGATACGCGTCAACCATCCCCACATAGTTCATGTTTCGAACATATTCCAGCGCCGCGCTAAATACTTTATCTTCCTCCGTTTCGCAGAGAACGGCGACTTGTTGGATTTTCTAACACAGAACGGCGCCATACCAGAGAGCCAATGCAGGCTTTGGATGCGTCAGATACTTTCGGGAATAAACTACATTCACACTTTAAACATAGCGCATAGAGACTTGAAATGTGAAAATATCTTAATTACTGCAAACTATAACGTAAAAATAACAGACTTTGGTTTTGCTCGGAACGTCAGACAACGAGACCGCGATCTGCTGAGCGAAACATACTGCGGCTCTCTTTCGTATGCGGCGCCCGAAGTCCTAAAGGGTGTCCCTTACCTGCCCAAGCTAGCAGACATGTGGTCGATAGGGATTATAATGTACACTATGCTCAACAAGGCTCTACCTTTCAATGAAACTTCTGTCAAAAAGTTATATGAGAAACAG GTGACGCGTAAGTGGCGCTTTCGCACGGGCGTTGTGAACCAGCTATCTTCGGAGTGTAAGCAACAAGTGACCAGTCTAATGGATCCAGAGCCCAAAGCTCGCCCGCTGGCTGCCAACCTGTTCACCGCGCCCTGGATTACTATGGACCCGAGACTGATTA AGTTAACATTCCTGGAGGAATCTTTGTTGAAACAGGCGACTGAAGAGTCACAAAAAAAGGAAATGGGATACTTCGAAGAAGAAAGTGAAGTGGAGAGACTTGCCGAGTTGCGTCGCAAGGGAAGGGGAAAAG AAGgactaaaaatattgaaaaataccGACTCCAACTTCGGGAAATCACAGCATTTATTCGACGAAAAGGAATAA
- the LOC126970463 gene encoding testis-specific serine/threonine-protein kinase 1-like isoform X2: MEARPQGRIKDFINLSGSEQLTLSSRGYKIIKKINEGSYAKVYLAEYKNANKKNRVTILACKVIDTNTAPKDFVKKFLPREIEMLIKLNHPHLVHTHSIFQRRYKYFIFMRYMENGDLLEHILQKGAVPEDQARIWTRQLALAIQYMHEMEIAHRDIKCENVLLTANQNAKLSDFGFSRMCVDLDCRDISSETFCGSLSYTAPEILQGSPYYPKPTDIWSLGIVVYVMLNRAMPFEEKHIKQLYQSQVNKNWRFRSRYIDSISENCKRLLRSMLDPNYRNRIKIDEIINSEWIAMDGRLLEWTPQETQAYKKAREEKVMLLQKKDVIEEIKAEKETCHPDKSIVRSTYDLSGSTSS; the protein is encoded by the exons ATGGAGGCAAGACCCCAG GGCCGCatcaaagattttattaacTTATCTGGATCGGAACAGCTAACCTTGTCGTCTCGtggatataaaataataaagaaaataaatgagGGATCTTACGcaaag GTTTATCTAGCCGAATACAAGAACGCCAATAAAAAGAACAGGGTTACGATATTAGCTTGTAAAGTAATCGATACTAACACGGCTCCAaaggattttgtaaaaaagtTTCTCCCGAGAGAAATCGAAATGTTAATTAAGTTGAATCATCCCCACCTAGTTCATACACACAGCATATTTCAACgaagatataaatatttcatattcatGCGTTACATGGAGAACGGAGATTTGttagagcatattttacaaaagggCGCGGTACCCGAAGATCAAGCCAGGATATGGACGAGACAGTTGGCGCTTGCTATTCAATACATGCACGAAATGGAGATCGCGCATCGTGATATCAAGTGCGAGAACGTTTTGCTGACGGCCAATCAGAACGCCAAACTGTCTGACTTTGGTTTTTCTCGCATGTGTGTAGATCTTGACTGCAGAGATATTTCCAGCGAAACATTTTGCGGGTCGTTGTCGTACACTGCGCCTGAGATTCTACAAGGATCTCCGTACTATCCTAAACCAACCGATATTTGGTCTCTAGGCATCGTTGTTTACGTAATGCTAAATAGGGCAATGCCCTTCGAAGAGAAACATATTAAGCAATTGTACCAATCGCAAGTGAATAAAAACTGGCGATTTAGGAGCCGCTACATCGACTCCATCTCTGAGAACTGCAAGAGGCTATTGCGTTCGATGTTGGACCCAAATTACAGAAACAGgattaaaattgatgaaataatCAACAGTGAATGGATCGCAATGGACGGGAGGCTTTTGG AATGGACTCCCCAGGAAACACAAGCGTACAAAAAAGCGCGAGAAGAAAAAGTTATGCTCTTGCAAAAGAAAGACGTGATAGAAGAAATTAAAGCAGAAAAAGAGACGTGCCATCCAGACAAATCTATTGTAAGATCTACGTATGATTTATCAGGGTCTACGTCATCGTGA
- the LOC126970463 gene encoding testis-specific serine/threonine-protein kinase 1-like isoform X3, translated as MTDLKTTTSEENTLSGKGYKLVKFVGEGAYAKVYLTEYSTKDDTAKLTLACKIIETSKAPKDFVVKFLPREIDVLIRLNHPHLIHVHSIFQRKTKYYIFMRYTENGDLLGYVLKNGCVSENQSRVWFRQLALGLQYLHELEIAHRDIKCENVLLTANFNVKLSDFGFSRSCIDEEDNPILSETYCGSMSYAAPEILRGKPYLPKPTDLWSLGVVLFVMLNKSMPFDDTRMRKLYEQQMGKKYRFRSRVANVLSLESKAVVKHLLEPDPGLRHTAAQVIGSDWIAMDSRLTTLNAVEASALQKAQDERRRLSDSHRNPPKRHGDILQREHKGSTNRVSEMIKSLANLTNKNKAK; from the exons ATGACCGATTTGAAAACAACTACATCTGAAGAAAATACATTATCTGGAAAAGGTTATAAACTAGTCAAGTTTGTTGGAGAAGGTGCTTACGCTAAG GTTTATTTAACTGAATACTCAACCAAAGACGATACAGCTAAATTAACTCTTGCCTGTAAAATTATCGAAACATCGAAAGCACCGAAAGATTTCGTAGTAAAGTTTCTACCCCGAGAGATAGACGTACTGATAAGACTCAATCATCCACATCTGATCCACGTGCACAGTATATTTCAGCGCAAAacaaagtattatatatttatgcgGTACACCGAAAACGGCGATCTTCTTGGTTACGTGTTGAAGAACGGCTGTGTTTCCGAGAACCAATCAAGAGTCTGGTTTCGTCAGCTGGCTCTCGGTCTGCAGTATCTCCACGAGCTAGAAATTGCTCATCGTGATATTAAATgtgaaaatgttttattgacGGCTAATTTTAACGTCAAACTTTCTGACTTTGGATTCTCGAGATCTTGTATCGATGAGGAGGATAATCCCATACTCAGCGAGACATATTGCGGATCCATGTCGTATGCAGCTCCGGAAATACTGCGCGGAAAACCGTACCTGCCCAAGCCAACAGACTTGTGGTCTCTCGGCGTCGTTCTCTTTGTAATGCTCAATAAATCCATGCCTTTCGACGATACGCGGATGCGAAAACTTTATGAGCAACAGATgggaaaaaaatatagattcagATCGCGTGTGGCTAATGTGCTATCATTGGAATCGAAAGCTGTGGTGAAGCATTTACTGGAGCCCGACCCTGGCTTGCGACACACAGCCGCACAAGTCATTGGCTCCGATTGGATCGCTATGGACAGTCGGCTtacaa CGTTGAACGCGGTTGAAGCATCGGCTTTACAGAAGGCACAAGACGAACGTCGTAGGTTGTCCGACTCTCATAGAAACCCGCCAAAGCGACACGGTGATATTTTACAAAGAGAACATAAGGGATCAACAAATAGG GTTAGCGAAATGATAAAGTCTCTCGCTAATCTaacgaataaaaataaagcGAAGTAA